Proteins encoded together in one Orrella marina window:
- a CDS encoding DUF5131 family protein: MANNSSIEWTEATWNPVVGCTIISPGCTNCYAMRMARRLEAMGQPKYAGTTRMSGGRPKWNGVVRIDEDSLSLPMTWKVGWMIFVNSMSDLFHEDVPLAFIKRVFATMRETPQHIYQILTKRAERLEELSPKLVWPQNVWMGVSVENESYMFRIDHLRRTQAAVKFLSLEPLLGPLNNLDFIGIDWVIAGGESGPNARPVEPNWIRSIRDQCFDAEVAFHFKQWGGVNKKKTGRVLDGRTWDDFPVGAEV; this comes from the coding sequence ATGGCGAATAACTCTTCGATCGAATGGACGGAAGCGACGTGGAACCCTGTTGTCGGTTGCACGATCATTTCGCCGGGATGCACGAACTGCTACGCGATGCGCATGGCGCGCCGGTTGGAAGCGATGGGCCAGCCTAAGTACGCTGGCACGACACGCATGTCTGGCGGCCGCCCGAAATGGAACGGCGTTGTGCGGATAGACGAGGATTCGTTATCTCTTCCGATGACGTGGAAAGTCGGTTGGATGATCTTTGTAAACTCAATGTCCGACTTATTTCATGAAGACGTGCCACTAGCGTTCATAAAGCGGGTGTTCGCAACGATGCGGGAAACCCCGCAGCACATCTATCAGATTTTGACAAAGCGGGCCGAGCGCCTCGAAGAACTATCGCCGAAGCTGGTGTGGCCCCAGAACGTTTGGATGGGCGTGAGCGTCGAGAACGAAAGCTACATGTTCAGGATCGATCACCTCCGTCGCACGCAAGCAGCGGTCAAATTCCTGAGCCTCGAACCCTTGCTAGGGCCGCTCAACAATCTTGATTTCATCGGTATCGATTGGGTCATTGCGGGCGGTGAAAGCGGACCTAATGCCAGACCTGTCGAGCCGAATTGGATACGAAGCATTCGGGATCAATGTTTTGATGCAGAGGTAGCCTTCCATTTCAAGCAATGGGGCGGTGTCAACAAAAAGAAGACCGGCCGCGTTCTCGATGGCCGTACCTGGGATGATTTTCCTGTCGGCGCTGAGGTGTAG
- the ltrA gene encoding group II intron reverse transcriptase/maturase, translating to MSKTKPFEIPKQWVWEAFKQVRSRKGGPGHDGQSLEAFEANLGNNLYKLWNRMCSGSYMPPPVLLVEIPKAGGGVRPLGIPTVSDRVAQMVVKRYLEPELERHFHADSYGYRLGKSALDAVAITRKRCWRYGWVVDLDIKGFFDTIDHELLMKAVRRHTQERWVLLYIERWLKADLILSDGTRRTRTLGTPQGGVVSPILSNLFLHYVFDCWMDRNWPDTPFARYADDVVCHCDSLEQAQQLKASLEERFAQCGLTLHPEKTRIVDCRKGNPPDPYPNRSFDFLGYTFRNRPTRAYDGSLFVGFNPAVSRKALKAMGDQIRSWKLHRKVQHTLEELAREINPVLRGWIDYYGRFNHAELGLLFKRLEERLARWMRRKYKSVRRNRKKSWDILLSFRQRMPDLFAHWRLLYTGRKGSMTRAV from the coding sequence ATGAGCAAGACAAAACCTTTCGAAATCCCCAAACAGTGGGTCTGGGAAGCTTTCAAGCAGGTTCGCTCACGCAAGGGCGGACCGGGTCACGACGGCCAGAGTCTGGAGGCGTTTGAAGCCAATCTTGGCAATAACCTCTACAAACTCTGGAACCGGATGTGTTCTGGCAGTTACATGCCGCCACCTGTGTTGCTGGTTGAAATACCCAAGGCAGGGGGTGGTGTCAGGCCGCTGGGCATTCCGACCGTCTCGGACCGTGTGGCGCAGATGGTCGTGAAACGGTATCTGGAACCGGAGCTGGAACGGCACTTTCATGCTGACTCCTACGGGTACAGACTGGGTAAAAGTGCACTGGATGCCGTGGCAATCACGCGAAAACGCTGCTGGCGTTATGGCTGGGTTGTCGATCTCGACATCAAGGGTTTCTTTGACACGATCGATCATGAACTGCTGATGAAAGCAGTTCGTCGTCACACGCAAGAACGCTGGGTACTGCTGTACATCGAGCGGTGGCTGAAAGCCGACCTGATCCTGAGCGATGGGACACGGCGTACGCGCACTCTCGGCACCCCCCAGGGCGGTGTGGTCAGTCCAATACTTTCAAACTTGTTTCTGCACTATGTCTTTGACTGCTGGATGGACCGGAACTGGCCTGATACACCCTTTGCCCGCTATGCGGACGACGTGGTGTGTCACTGCGACAGTCTGGAACAGGCACAGCAATTGAAGGCAAGTCTGGAGGAACGCTTTGCACAGTGCGGACTGACGCTTCATCCAGAGAAGACGCGTATTGTGGACTGTCGTAAAGGCAACCCACCGGATCCTTATCCAAACCGCTCGTTCGACTTTCTGGGATATACCTTCAGGAATCGTCCGACCCGGGCCTACGATGGGTCCCTGTTTGTGGGTTTCAATCCGGCGGTTAGCAGGAAAGCCCTCAAAGCCATGGGAGATCAGATTCGAAGCTGGAAACTGCACCGGAAGGTTCAGCACACGCTGGAAGAATTGGCGCGTGAGATCAATCCGGTGTTGCGTGGATGGATTGACTACTACGGGCGATTCAACCATGCCGAGCTGGGTCTGTTGTTCAAACGACTTGAGGAGCGACTTGCCCGCTGGATGCGACGGAAATACAAAAGTGTTCGCCGAAATCGCAAGAAATCCTGGGACATTCTCCTGAGCTTTCGTCAGCGGATGCCCGATCTCTTTGCGCATTGGCGTCTGCTGTATACAGGTCGTAAAGGTTCAATGACAAGAGCCGTATGA